The following coding sequences are from one Candidatus Acidiferrales bacterium window:
- the amrS gene encoding AmmeMemoRadiSam system radical SAM enzyme: MPALEILQPPGSLHEARWWDVAPNGKLHCYLCPRHCHIGDGQAGFCFIRVNQGGKLYSLGYASPAALQIDPIEKKPLNHFLPGTKIFSMGTAGCNMGCFFCQNWDISKSRSDQVHSTHLEPDQIVELAVHHGCPSIAFTYNEPTIWAEYVIDICNVAHARGLKTVMVTNGYITREAFADVYGHGLIDAANVDLKAFTENFYGKITLTHLAPVLETLLRLKNETSVWFELTNLMIPTLNDDENETRKLSEWVLEHLGPDVPLHFTAFHPDFKLRDKPRTPPETLHRARHIALDVGLHYVYEGNIFTDAANTYCPQCRALLIERSWHDVRRNLLKNGACPKCGCVIPGRWSSMHNATAGPAHRSGRVLSTDELDSWNL, from the coding sequence GTGCCAGCACTTGAAATTCTTCAACCGCCTGGATCGCTCCACGAAGCCCGCTGGTGGGACGTTGCCCCAAACGGCAAGCTCCATTGTTATCTTTGTCCTCGCCATTGCCATATCGGTGATGGCCAGGCTGGCTTCTGTTTCATCCGTGTCAATCAAGGCGGAAAGCTCTACAGCCTCGGCTATGCTTCTCCCGCCGCCCTTCAGATCGATCCCATCGAGAAAAAGCCGCTCAATCATTTTCTTCCCGGCACGAAAATTTTCTCTATGGGCACTGCCGGCTGCAACATGGGCTGCTTTTTTTGCCAGAACTGGGACATCTCGAAATCCCGCAGCGATCAGGTTCACTCGACGCATCTCGAACCCGACCAAATCGTCGAACTCGCCGTCCACCATGGCTGTCCTTCGATTGCTTTCACCTACAACGAGCCCACTATTTGGGCCGAATATGTCATCGACATCTGCAACGTCGCCCACGCGCGCGGCTTGAAAACCGTCATGGTGACCAACGGCTACATCACGCGCGAAGCGTTCGCCGACGTCTACGGCCACGGCCTCATCGACGCCGCCAACGTCGACCTGAAAGCCTTTACCGAAAATTTCTACGGCAAAATTACGCTGACGCATCTCGCGCCCGTGCTCGAAACTCTCCTTCGCCTCAAAAACGAAACCAGCGTCTGGTTCGAGCTGACTAATCTGATGATTCCCACGCTCAACGACGACGAGAACGAAACGCGCAAGCTCTCGGAATGGGTCCTCGAGCATCTTGGCCCGGATGTTCCGCTGCATTTCACGGCGTTTCATCCCGATTTCAAGCTCCGCGACAAGCCGCGCACGCCTCCGGAAACTTTGCATCGCGCGCGCCACATCGCCCTCGACGTCGGCCTGCATTACGTCTACGAAGGCAATATTTTCACGGATGCTGCAAACACCTATTGCCCGCAGTGCCGCGCGCTTCTCATCGAACGGTCCTGGCACGACGTTCGCCGCAACCTTTTGAAAAATGGCGCCTGTCCCAAGTGCGGCTGCGTCATCCCCGGCCGCTGGTCGAGCATGCACAACGCGACAGCCGGTCCTGCGCATCGCAGTGGCCGGGTTCTGTCAACGGACGAATTGGATTCCTGGAATTTATGA
- a CDS encoding amidohydrolase family protein has translation MKRKIAIVCALAACAFFAPNVLAQDTDGMPKTAAKSTMFVRCGKLIADVDQPAIDGGEIIIADGKVTAVGRDLTAPAGAQQQDLTKYTCIPGLIDAHIHLWTGPRGQYPSLPLATLRASKAMAYAVDSGVVAARVLGSEGFVDVALMNAINEGTIPGPRLDPAAHAISIPGGHGDFYDFPPDLMPEDFYTPENGFINSPADAEAAVHWQLKYGARVIKILASGGVLSPLDSPLAEQVSAEELKVIVEQAHNAHVKVAAHDENLPTIWAALHAGVDSIEHGAGLDQDAANYMKEHGTYLTPTLYIANNIVENGPKMHMADYAIRKANLIWQGELQGFKVALATGLKIAAGSDQSYEPGKGTVRDEIMTEVRFGATPKQALYFGTRGSADLLGYDDLGTIAVGKEGDVVATEGNPLDDIHALERVRAVIVKGESMPAANRY, from the coding sequence ATGAAGCGAAAGATTGCCATTGTTTGTGCGCTTGCAGCGTGCGCGTTCTTCGCGCCGAACGTCTTGGCGCAGGATACGGATGGGATGCCGAAGACGGCCGCGAAGAGTACGATGTTCGTCCGCTGCGGAAAATTGATTGCCGATGTGGATCAGCCCGCAATCGACGGCGGCGAAATCATCATCGCCGACGGAAAAGTTACGGCGGTTGGCCGCGACCTCACCGCGCCCGCCGGCGCGCAGCAGCAAGACCTGACGAAATACACATGCATTCCCGGGCTGATCGACGCGCACATTCATTTGTGGACTGGCCCGCGCGGACAATATCCGTCGCTGCCGCTCGCCACGCTGCGCGCTTCGAAGGCCATGGCGTATGCGGTTGATTCCGGCGTTGTCGCCGCGCGCGTCCTCGGAAGCGAAGGCTTCGTGGATGTCGCGCTGATGAACGCCATCAACGAAGGCACGATTCCTGGCCCTCGGCTCGATCCTGCGGCGCACGCGATTTCCATCCCCGGCGGCCACGGCGACTTCTACGATTTTCCGCCGGATCTCATGCCCGAGGATTTCTATACGCCGGAAAACGGATTCATTAATTCGCCTGCGGATGCCGAAGCCGCCGTTCACTGGCAGCTCAAATACGGCGCGCGCGTCATCAAGATTCTCGCGTCCGGCGGCGTGCTTTCGCCGCTCGATTCGCCGCTGGCGGAACAGGTTTCGGCTGAAGAGCTGAAGGTGATCGTCGAGCAGGCGCACAATGCGCACGTAAAAGTCGCCGCGCACGATGAGAATCTTCCGACGATTTGGGCCGCGCTGCATGCAGGCGTGGATTCGATCGAGCACGGCGCGGGACTGGATCAGGACGCGGCGAACTACATGAAAGAGCACGGCACGTACCTGACGCCGACGCTCTACATCGCGAACAACATCGTCGAAAACGGGCCGAAGATGCACATGGCGGACTACGCGATTCGCAAGGCAAATCTCATCTGGCAAGGCGAATTGCAAGGCTTCAAAGTCGCGCTGGCAACAGGGCTGAAAATCGCGGCGGGTTCGGACCAGAGTTACGAACCCGGGAAGGGAACGGTTCGCGACGAAATCATGACCGAGGTGCGTTTCGGCGCGACGCCAAAGCAGGCGCTCTACTTTGGTACACGGGGTTCGGCGGACTTGCTCGGGTATGACGACCTCGGCACGATCGCCGTCGGGAAAGAAGGCGATGTGGTGGCGACGGAAGGCAATCCGCTCGACGACATTCACGCACTCGAACGCGTGCGCGCGGTGATCGTCAAGGGCGAATCGATGCCAGCGGCGAATCGGTACTAG
- a CDS encoding PEP-CTERM sorting domain-containing protein, protein MTNFGPIRFVVGFLSLVVLCAFVAPRRASAGNVTITLNPGPLTVTEGNNITLNYTVTNNTGSTIFGDGLPQFIVGYQGVSISGDSSDDLDFATGIFSGTCSSESSLSNGANCTLSFTFTAGSTTGEKENSDFAIDQVIAIFEYDCPNCLGDTDPFYTPGGYFRPVNSSAFVRSSDPSATPEPSSLLLLGTGLLGLLAAKGLEPLIRLLARTS, encoded by the coding sequence ATGACTAACTTTGGGCCGATTCGCTTCGTCGTCGGATTTTTGAGCCTTGTCGTTCTCTGTGCCTTCGTGGCTCCGCGACGCGCCTCCGCGGGCAATGTCACCATAACACTGAACCCTGGCCCCCTCACCGTCACTGAGGGCAACAACATTACGCTCAACTACACCGTTACCAACAACACGGGTTCAACGATTTTCGGCGACGGCCTGCCACAGTTCATCGTCGGCTATCAGGGCGTCTCAATTTCCGGCGACTCGTCTGACGATCTTGACTTCGCAACCGGCATTTTCTCAGGAACGTGTTCGTCAGAGTCGAGCCTGAGCAACGGTGCCAACTGCACTCTCTCGTTCACCTTTACCGCGGGCTCAACTACCGGGGAAAAGGAAAACTCGGACTTCGCCATTGACCAGGTCATCGCAATCTTCGAGTACGATTGCCCAAATTGTCTTGGCGATACCGACCCTTTCTACACTCCTGGCGGATATTTCAGGCCCGTCAACTCCTCGGCTTTCGTCAGGTCGTCAGACCCAAGCGCAACACCGGAGCCCTCCTCATTGCTCCTCCTCGGTACCGGCCTCCTCGGCCTGCTCGCCGCGAAGGGTCTCGAGCCGCTCATTCGTCTTTTGGCACGCACAAGCTAA
- a CDS encoding PilZ domain-containing protein produces the protein MSRLTKTILPNQAEETNERRNAIRYQLTVSAEVVEIKSGTRFSSRTTDLGPGGCFVDTLMPLPVNSEVRVRLHKDNFSFEAIGMVTFSQAGLGMGIAFNEMRPEKQSALDAWLAELTMARPANLERESTPAKPAGMSDASAAVLAQRLIRLLAKRGVISDADAAALLREHLL, from the coding sequence ATGTCGCGATTGACAAAAACAATTTTGCCTAACCAAGCCGAAGAAACAAACGAACGGCGCAACGCCATACGCTACCAACTGACCGTCTCTGCGGAAGTCGTGGAAATCAAGTCGGGCACGCGATTTTCCAGCCGCACCACGGACCTCGGTCCCGGCGGATGTTTCGTGGACACGCTGATGCCGCTGCCGGTGAATTCGGAAGTGCGCGTCCGGCTGCACAAAGACAATTTCAGCTTCGAAGCCATCGGAATGGTGACGTTTTCGCAAGCCGGCCTGGGCATGGGCATCGCCTTCAACGAAATGCGCCCGGAAAAACAGAGCGCACTGGACGCGTGGCTTGCGGAATTGACGATGGCGCGCCCGGCGAATCTGGAGCGCGAAAGCACGCCAGCCAAACCGGCGGGAATGAGCGATGCTTCCGCTGCCGTGCTGGCTCAACGGCTGATCCGTTTGCTGGCCAAGCGCGGCGTTATCAGCGATGCGGACGCTGCGGCCCTCCTTCGCGAACACCTGCTGTAA
- a CDS encoding CPBP family glutamic-type intramembrane protease: MNQRALRILSLIDVTGIPIFTLLFIWRWEFTARRVWIIFPVWVAATFLLHRDTPKTLGWRADNLWPATKWALIAFAIMAAALIATGLVLGQPWHIPENLRSTERLWSYFAFCLLQQVALNSLLMNRFLSLLRREWVAALLAGAIFAACHWPNPVLVPLTFVGGVVFARLFARHRNILPLTLIQAMLGTIAWWSFPVAWHHSLRVGPGYYRPWK, from the coding sequence ATGAACCAACGGGCGCTGCGCATACTTTCGCTTATCGACGTGACTGGGATTCCGATTTTCACGCTGCTATTTATCTGGCGATGGGAATTCACGGCGCGCCGCGTATGGATTATTTTTCCGGTGTGGGTCGCCGCGACCTTCTTGCTGCATCGCGACACGCCGAAGACGCTGGGCTGGCGCGCGGATAATTTGTGGCCGGCGACGAAATGGGCGCTGATCGCATTTGCGATAATGGCCGCGGCGCTGATTGCGACGGGATTGGTTCTTGGACAGCCATGGCACATTCCAGAGAATCTGCGCTCGACCGAGCGGCTGTGGAGCTACTTCGCCTTTTGCCTGTTGCAGCAAGTCGCGCTCAATTCTCTGCTGATGAATCGCTTCCTGTCGCTCTTGCGGCGCGAGTGGGTCGCGGCGCTGCTTGCCGGAGCAATTTTCGCGGCGTGTCACTGGCCGAATCCGGTGCTTGTGCCGCTTACATTCGTCGGCGGCGTAGTGTTCGCGCGGCTATTCGCGCGGCACAGAAATATTTTACCGCTTACGCTGATTCAAGCCATGCTTGGAACAATCGCGTGGTGGAGTTTTCCGGTGGCCTGGCATCACAGTCTGCGCGTCGGGCCGGGATACTACAGGCCGTGGAAATAG
- a CDS encoding S41 family peptidase, whose product MKRALPILSVALFVALAMSAISRARAQGKAQQLSSMDRAHAEEMLQQVHDAVKKDYYDSTFHGVDMDARYQKYAAAIKNAPTLGEAFHVIAGYLSGLHDSHTFFVPPSINYNFDYGFRMQMIGDRCFVTEVRPETDAASKIHPGDEILKVGAFSVNRKDFSDIEYYLNSLSPQGALELSLRDPQGTMRTEQVRTKFITKQKLIDVSFETGDTGFWNLILDEESRIHLLRERWAEIGDTFIWKIPAFNMDQGVTDDIMGKADKHAALVIDLRGNPGGAVDALSYLVGHFFDHDITIASPVGRKRDKDLVAKPRGKTYTGKLFILVDSGSASAAELFARTMQLNHRGVVVGDLSAGAVMESRIYPFQIGVMGGNDLIVFYAASITHDNLIMTDGKSLESVGVTPDELIVPTGADLAAGRDPALAQAAQLAGAKLDPAAAGKLFPFEWAPLQQ is encoded by the coding sequence ATGAAGCGCGCCCTTCCGATTCTCTCCGTCGCATTGTTTGTCGCTTTGGCGATGTCTGCGATTTCGCGTGCACGTGCTCAGGGAAAGGCGCAACAGCTCTCGAGCATGGATCGCGCCCATGCGGAAGAGATGCTTCAGCAGGTTCATGATGCCGTGAAGAAGGATTATTACGATTCTACTTTTCATGGCGTGGATATGGACGCACGCTACCAGAAGTACGCAGCGGCGATTAAGAACGCGCCCACACTGGGTGAGGCCTTCCACGTTATCGCGGGCTATCTTTCAGGCCTTCACGATTCGCACACCTTCTTCGTGCCGCCGTCCATAAACTACAATTTCGATTATGGGTTTCGAATGCAGATGATCGGGGATCGCTGTTTCGTCACGGAAGTGCGGCCTGAGACCGACGCCGCCAGCAAGATTCATCCAGGAGATGAAATACTTAAGGTCGGTGCATTTTCGGTCAACCGAAAGGATTTTTCGGATATCGAATACTATCTGAATTCGCTCTCGCCTCAAGGTGCTTTGGAGCTTTCTCTCCGCGATCCTCAAGGAACTATGCGGACGGAGCAGGTGCGCACGAAATTCATCACCAAACAAAAACTCATTGACGTCTCCTTTGAAACGGGCGATACCGGTTTCTGGAATCTGATTCTGGACGAGGAAAGCAGAATCCATCTCCTTCGAGAGCGCTGGGCTGAGATTGGCGATACGTTCATCTGGAAAATTCCTGCATTCAATATGGACCAGGGAGTAACAGATGACATTATGGGCAAGGCCGACAAGCACGCAGCGCTTGTCATCGACCTTCGCGGAAACCCTGGAGGCGCGGTCGACGCCCTTTCATATCTCGTCGGACACTTTTTTGATCATGACATAACGATTGCGTCGCCTGTTGGTCGGAAGCGAGATAAGGATCTCGTCGCTAAGCCTCGCGGCAAGACGTACACAGGAAAACTATTTATTCTTGTCGACAGCGGTTCCGCGTCAGCAGCAGAGCTTTTTGCGCGCACCATGCAACTCAATCACAGAGGGGTCGTAGTGGGAGATTTGAGCGCTGGCGCAGTCATGGAATCGAGAATTTACCCATTTCAAATTGGAGTCATGGGAGGCAACGACCTCATCGTCTTCTACGCTGCCTCGATTACGCACGATAACCTCATCATGACGGATGGAAAGAGCCTCGAAAGCGTTGGCGTAACGCCGGATGAGTTGATCGTGCCGACGGGTGCGGACCTCGCCGCCGGTCGCGATCCTGCGCTCGCGCAGGCGGCGCAGCTTGCCGGCGCGAAGCTCGATCCTGCCGCAGCGGGCAAGCTTTTCCCGTTTGAGTGGGCGCCACTTCAGCAGTGA
- a CDS encoding PEP-CTERM sorting domain-containing protein: MTITLNPGPLTVTEGNLITLNWTVTNNTNNTIFAFSGNSQAFLSNATLSPGSGDPTDATALTFDSLGGSCLAVSSLASGASCGFDWNFSTSDVGETDGDYGINTVGLSIGYTCPNCSAPVFQTASANVIIADPGANIPTPEPSSLLLLGTGLLGLGPFIRRFARY, translated from the coding sequence GTGACCATAACCCTCAACCCAGGACCGCTCACCGTCACTGAAGGAAATTTGATTACCCTCAATTGGACCGTAACCAACAACACCAACAACACCATTTTTGCTTTTTCGGGCAATAGTCAGGCCTTCTTGAGTAACGCGACTTTGTCGCCCGGCTCAGGAGACCCTACGGACGCGACGGCCCTCACCTTCGACTCGCTCGGAGGATCCTGCTTGGCTGTGTCTAGCCTTGCTTCGGGCGCCTCTTGCGGCTTCGACTGGAATTTTTCTACTTCGGACGTAGGCGAAACCGACGGGGACTATGGCATCAACACAGTTGGTTTGAGTATTGGATACACTTGCCCGAACTGCAGCGCGCCCGTCTTTCAGACGGCCTCTGCCAATGTGATCATCGCCGACCCTGGGGCCAACATTCCCACGCCTGAGCCCTCTTCCTTGCTGCTGCTCGGCACCGGCTTGCTCGGCCTCGGCCCATTCATCCGCCGCTTCGCGCGCTACTGA
- a CDS encoding DUF642 domain-containing protein, translating to MSTDSLLRVITRLTGVAFLFFCALASPAHANQFIVNGSFEASSFGSPGSYTLGLVGNDVPGWFIPASDGTYPWGLTNGAFGASTPFGNQFFVLGEVGTGTDYTIQQTMTGLVVGDSYMLTFDIASEVGCCAVGQVSFLSGSSTSAQNFTALASGSYWTAWQGESMTFLATNSNVTLQFEDLAAQFPGGLDLGLDNVSVTGTSTSATPEPSSLLLLGTGLLGLGPFIRRFGHS from the coding sequence ATGTCCACAGACTCTCTGTTGCGCGTCATAACGCGTCTAACTGGTGTAGCGTTTTTGTTTTTCTGCGCTTTGGCCTCCCCAGCTCATGCAAACCAATTTATCGTTAACGGCAGCTTCGAAGCGAGTTCGTTTGGCTCTCCCGGCAGCTACACATTGGGTCTCGTGGGCAACGACGTACCGGGCTGGTTCATCCCGGCGAGCGATGGTACCTACCCTTGGGGGCTCACAAATGGCGCATTCGGCGCATCGACCCCTTTTGGTAACCAGTTTTTTGTGCTTGGAGAAGTCGGTACCGGCACTGATTACACGATACAGCAAACCATGACAGGACTTGTTGTCGGCGACTCTTACATGCTCACTTTTGATATTGCCTCGGAGGTTGGTTGCTGTGCAGTCGGTCAGGTTTCCTTTCTGAGCGGCTCGTCGACTTCGGCACAGAATTTTACAGCTCTGGCCTCCGGTAGTTATTGGACGGCGTGGCAAGGGGAAAGCATGACCTTCCTGGCCACCAACAGCAATGTGACCTTGCAGTTCGAGGACTTGGCTGCGCAGTTCCCTGGCGGGCTTGACTTGGGATTGGATAACGTTAGTGTAACCGGGACGTCTACATCCGCAACTCCCGAGCCATCCTCGTTGCTCCTTCTCGGCACTGGCTTGCTCGGCCTCGGCCCGTTCATCCGCCGCTTCGGGCATTCCTAG
- a CDS encoding tryptophan 7-halogenase, with amino-acid sequence MSAQAFDVLVMGGGATGQLAAAYLRMRFPQIRIGVIEGPHKNRPIVGESFVEITIDFLLELGLGYYLIENHFPKYGLTYYYKPDIDNPTDRTYVVDETATVPPLLSFQVNRFTFDRHVRERNLKTRVELLDATVTNVNLGHNGGLHTLTVRDSAQQESTLQARWLIDGTGRNRVLQKLLGLQQTVAEQKDVFWFRLKNFNPEILARIRAVKKENRAFVPYFATHHFFGKGNWIWLIPMRSPDGEPFISIGITYRKDIYPHGQIHTMERFLECVGREHEMIVELVRSGTVADTNVYSSYMWECAQRYSPDRWYIIGDAGDTVDPLYSVGMALSSVQIRQIAAMIQREMDGHDTREFTMDLDTAIIALQRSLTRDTTRLYEAMGDAYQCHLRVHLIVTKLFHLGLPLLMNDYLWDPLGAKLINRFAPLQKLEAESRMFHALIREVAANSENRAIGNFIKVQSSDSMNYAFYEYHREEDIPASLSNMLFGLAALRLDLLAKLGWRGFLRFDQHRALLKDIFRGALLLPFHGTKLRKSRLVRRMFPIHEGMRESGAQMREPFREKMESSVPPLPMDQVMERKTAD; translated from the coding sequence ATGAGCGCACAGGCATTCGATGTTCTTGTCATGGGCGGCGGGGCGACGGGGCAGCTCGCTGCGGCGTACCTGCGGATGCGATTCCCGCAGATTCGCATCGGCGTCATCGAAGGGCCGCACAAAAATCGGCCAATCGTCGGCGAATCTTTCGTCGAAATCACCATTGATTTTCTTCTCGAACTCGGTCTCGGCTACTACCTTATCGAAAATCATTTCCCAAAATACGGGCTCACTTACTATTACAAACCCGACATCGACAATCCCACCGACCGTACTTACGTTGTCGATGAAACTGCTACGGTGCCGCCTCTGCTCTCGTTCCAGGTTAACCGCTTCACATTCGACCGTCACGTTCGCGAACGCAACTTGAAAACGCGCGTCGAATTGCTCGACGCCACAGTAACGAACGTGAATCTCGGCCACAACGGCGGATTGCACACGCTCACCGTGCGCGATTCCGCGCAGCAGGAAAGCACGCTTCAAGCGCGCTGGCTCATCGACGGCACGGGCCGCAATCGCGTACTCCAAAAATTATTGGGACTTCAACAAACAGTCGCTGAGCAGAAGGACGTTTTTTGGTTCCGGCTGAAGAATTTTAATCCCGAAATCCTCGCGCGCATTCGCGCGGTGAAAAAAGAAAATCGCGCTTTCGTTCCCTATTTCGCCACGCACCATTTTTTCGGCAAAGGCAACTGGATCTGGCTGATCCCCATGCGTTCGCCCGACGGCGAGCCGTTCATCAGCATCGGCATTACGTATCGCAAAGACATTTATCCGCACGGCCAGATTCACACGATGGAGCGCTTTCTGGAATGCGTCGGACGCGAGCACGAAATGATCGTCGAGCTTGTGCGCAGCGGCACGGTCGCCGACACGAACGTCTACAGCTCGTACATGTGGGAGTGCGCGCAGCGCTATTCGCCCGACCGCTGGTACATCATCGGCGACGCGGGCGACACGGTCGATCCGCTCTATAGCGTCGGCATGGCGTTGTCGTCTGTGCAAATTCGCCAGATCGCCGCGATGATCCAGCGCGAAATGGATGGCCACGATACGCGCGAATTCACCATGGACCTCGACACCGCGATCATCGCGCTGCAACGCAGCCTGACGCGCGATACGACGCGCTTATACGAGGCCATGGGCGACGCCTACCAATGCCATCTGCGCGTGCATTTGATCGTCACGAAACTTTTCCATCTTGGGCTGCCGCTGCTGATGAACGACTACCTCTGGGACCCGCTCGGCGCCAAACTCATCAATCGCTTTGCGCCGCTCCAAAAACTCGAAGCCGAATCGCGGATGTTCCACGCCCTCATACGCGAAGTTGCCGCGAATTCCGAGAACCGCGCCATCGGCAATTTCATCAAAGTACAGTCCAGCGATTCGATGAACTACGCATTTTACGAATATCACCGCGAAGAAGATATTCCCGCGTCGCTTTCCAACATGCTTTTCGGCCTGGCGGCGCTGCGGCTCGATCTTCTCGCCAAGCTCGGCTGGCGCGGATTTCTGCGCTTCGATCAGCACCGCGCTCTTTTGAAAGATATTTTCCGCGGCGCGCTCCTTCTTCCCTTCCACGGAACAAAATTGCGCAAGAGCCGCCTCGTCCGCAGAATGTTTCCAATTCATGAGGGAATGCGCGAAAGCGGAGCACAAATGCGCGAGCCTTTCCGCGAAAAGATGGAGTCCTCTGTTCCTCCTTTGCCGATGGATCAGGTGATGGAGCGGAAGACAGCCGACTGA
- a CDS encoding alpha/beta fold hydrolase, translating into MKNIFRIPFLIFALLFALPFPASAQTAASPRAWPTKEGDYVVPEFHFRDGETLANVRLHYTTLGEPRRDASGRVTNAVLIMHGTGGTGHQFLRPVFAGVLFGPGQLLDDSKYFIILPDDIGHGKSSKPSDGMRMKFPKYDYADMVQGEYDVVADGLHVNHLRLVTGTSMGCMHTWLWGETYPKFMDALMPLACLPVQIAGRNRMTRKMIMDSIEDDPAWDGGNYKTEPVNGLRAALDVELLMVSTPLYWQHEYPTGVAADAFLDKSLAERLKGLDANDMIYACNASRDYDPSPDLTKIEAPLLAINSADDFVNPPELHIDDELIHRVPHGRFVLLPITNETRGHGTHTLAAVWKNYLAELLAESGPQP; encoded by the coding sequence ATGAAGAACATTTTTCGCATTCCTTTTCTGATTTTTGCCCTGCTTTTCGCGCTGCCATTTCCCGCTTCTGCGCAAACCGCAGCCTCGCCGCGGGCGTGGCCCACAAAGGAAGGCGACTACGTGGTTCCGGAATTCCATTTTCGCGATGGCGAAACGCTTGCGAACGTGCGCCTGCATTACACGACGCTCGGCGAGCCGCGACGCGACGCCTCCGGGCGCGTGACGAACGCCGTGCTGATCATGCACGGCACGGGCGGCACGGGACACCAGTTCTTGCGGCCCGTTTTCGCCGGCGTGCTCTTTGGACCGGGCCAATTGCTCGACGATTCGAAATATTTCATCATTCTGCCGGACGACATCGGCCACGGAAAATCGAGCAAGCCAAGCGACGGAATGCGGATGAAGTTTCCAAAGTACGATTACGCGGACATGGTGCAGGGCGAATACGACGTGGTTGCTGACGGCCTGCACGTGAATCATTTGCGCCTGGTAACGGGAACTTCGATGGGCTGTATGCACACGTGGCTGTGGGGCGAGACGTATCCGAAATTCATGGACGCGCTCATGCCGCTCGCTTGCCTGCCCGTGCAGATCGCGGGACGCAATCGCATGACGCGCAAAATGATTATGGATTCGATTGAAGACGATCCGGCGTGGGACGGCGGAAATTACAAGACCGAGCCAGTCAATGGGCTGCGCGCCGCTCTCGATGTGGAGTTGCTGATGGTCAGCACGCCGCTTTACTGGCAGCATGAGTACCCAACCGGCGTCGCAGCGGATGCGTTTCTGGACAAAAGTCTCGCGGAACGCCTCAAAGGATTGGACGCCAACGACATGATTTACGCGTGCAATGCTTCGCGTGACTACGATCCTTCGCCCGATCTGACCAAAATCGAAGCGCCGCTGCTGGCGATTAATTCCGCAGATGATTTTGTCAATCCACCGGAATTGCACATTGACGACGAACTGATTCACCGCGTGCCGCACGGGAGATTTGTGCTGCTGCCGATTACAAATGAAACGCGCGGCCATGGCACGCACACGCTCGCGGCCGTGTGGAAAAATTACTTGGCGGAATTGCTGGCCGAGAGCGGGCCGCAGCCCTGA